Proteins encoded within one genomic window of Amycolatopsis sp. 2-15:
- a CDS encoding response regulator transcription factor has translation MGSAGRGLVLVVEDEAAIAELAAMYLRRDGFGVHVESDGAAALGAVRRLKPVAVVLDIGLSGMDGIEICKALRAAGDWTPVLFVTARDDELDRLLGLEIGADDYLTKPFSPRELAARVRTVLRRASGGTPAAETFECGGARVDVTSRRAWAGEQEITLTSTEFDLLTHLVRHPGRVLSRDQLLSAVWGYAAAAGTRTVDVHVAQLRAKLGAHSPIRTVRGIGYAADAG, from the coding sequence ATGGGGTCAGCCGGGCGGGGCCTCGTCCTGGTCGTCGAGGACGAGGCCGCGATTGCCGAGCTCGCGGCGATGTACCTGCGGCGCGACGGGTTCGGCGTGCACGTGGAGTCGGACGGTGCGGCCGCGCTGGGGGCCGTCCGGCGGCTCAAGCCGGTAGCCGTGGTGCTCGACATCGGACTGTCCGGAATGGACGGGATCGAGATCTGCAAGGCGTTGCGTGCGGCCGGCGACTGGACGCCGGTCCTGTTCGTCACCGCGCGCGACGACGAGCTCGACCGGCTGCTCGGCCTGGAGATCGGCGCCGACGACTACCTCACCAAACCGTTCAGCCCACGCGAGCTCGCCGCGCGCGTGCGCACGGTGCTGCGCCGCGCGTCCGGGGGTACGCCGGCCGCGGAGACGTTCGAGTGCGGCGGCGCGCGCGTGGACGTGACGAGCCGGCGGGCGTGGGCGGGAGAGCAGGAGATCACGCTGACGTCCACGGAGTTCGACCTGCTCACCCACCTCGTGCGCCACCCCGGCCGGGTGCTCTCGCGCGACCAGCTGCTGTCCGCCGTGTGGGGCTACGCGGCCGCGGCGGGCACGCGCACGGTCGACGTGCACGTGGCTCAGCTGCGCGCGAAACTCGGTGCGCACAGTCCGATCAGGACGGTTCGCGGCATCGGCTACGCGGCGGACGCCGGATGA
- a CDS encoding M20 family metallopeptidase yields the protein MTGIRELHEWVRAHRDDLLADLAEYVGIETPSDDKESLTRGLSWVDEWLRTRLGEPAAVREVDGGRHGDIKVYDYPGAGEQPVLLLCHYDTVWPLGTLAEWPFTVDGDRATGPGIFDMKSGLVHAVWALRALDAAGLPRPAIRLVLNGDEELGSPASRPTIEEAAAGTRATLVFEASADGAVKTSRKGVGLFQVHAKGVESHAGLDPTKGASAIDELARAILALHALTDLDAGTTVNVGVISGGSRQNVIAGSARGEIDVRVSSAAEAARIDAGVAAITAHDPRATVVVEGGWNRPVMERSESIARLYELARDLAAELGVTLRECSVGGASDGNFVAALGHPVLDGFGAVGDGAHARHEHISVEGMLERTALAAAVLHRLGAE from the coding sequence GTGACCGGGATCCGGGAGCTGCACGAGTGGGTGCGCGCGCACCGCGACGACCTGCTCGCCGACCTCGCCGAGTACGTCGGCATCGAGACTCCCAGTGACGACAAGGAAAGTCTCACCCGCGGACTGTCCTGGGTGGACGAATGGCTGCGTACCCGGCTGGGCGAGCCGGCCGCCGTACGCGAAGTCGACGGCGGCCGCCACGGCGACATCAAGGTCTACGACTACCCCGGCGCCGGCGAGCAGCCCGTGCTCCTGCTCTGCCACTACGACACCGTGTGGCCGCTGGGCACGCTCGCCGAGTGGCCGTTCACCGTCGACGGCGACCGCGCGACCGGGCCGGGGATCTTCGACATGAAGTCGGGCCTGGTCCACGCCGTGTGGGCGCTGCGGGCGCTCGACGCCGCCGGTCTGCCGCGCCCGGCGATCCGCCTGGTCCTCAACGGCGACGAGGAGCTCGGCAGCCCCGCCTCGCGGCCGACGATCGAGGAGGCGGCCGCGGGCACTCGCGCGACCCTGGTGTTCGAGGCGAGCGCCGACGGTGCCGTGAAGACCTCGCGCAAGGGCGTGGGCCTGTTCCAGGTGCACGCGAAAGGCGTGGAGTCGCACGCGGGCCTCGACCCGACGAAGGGCGCGAGCGCGATCGACGAGCTGGCCCGGGCGATCCTGGCGCTGCACGCGCTGACCGACCTCGACGCCGGGACCACCGTGAACGTCGGCGTGATCTCCGGCGGCAGCAGGCAGAACGTGATCGCGGGGTCGGCCCGCGGCGAGATCGACGTGCGTGTGTCCAGCGCAGCCGAAGCCGCCCGCATCGACGCGGGCGTCGCCGCCATCACGGCCCACGACCCGCGTGCCACCGTGGTGGTGGAGGGCGGCTGGAACCGGCCCGTCATGGAACGTTCGGAGAGCATCGCACGGCTCTACGAGCTCGCCCGCGACCTCGCGGCCGAGCTCGGCGTGACCCTGCGCGAATGCTCCGTCGGCGGCGCCAGCGACGGCAACTTCGTGGCCGCCCTGGGCCACCCGGTCCTCGACGGCTTCGGCGCCGTCGGCGACGGTGCCCACGCGCGCCACGAGCACATCAGCGTCGAGGGCATGCTCGAACGCACGGCGCTCGCGGCCGCGGTCCTGCACCGGCTCGGCGCGGAGTAG
- a CDS encoding ketopantoate reductase family protein — MSERSYTVVGGGAIGGTLAFHLAKAGHPVVVVDADAAHVAAISSQGLTLVRPEGTERVDLPAFVPDEAPPELGRVLLAVKAQATEHAMQWLEPRLAADGFVVSLQNGLNEQLIASFVGAGRTVGAFVNLFADVAEPGVVRDGGAGALVVGEPDGRISGRVEEVVADLQAWGPAKATANVEGYLWAKLGFGAMLTTTALADAPMADLIDRHRPLMHALAAEVFAAAGSRVLEPFDQFDPAVYLPGADGREAATDRLVAWLRSQPKDRSGIWRDIAVRHRPVEVFHHYAPVLDEAAALGIGLPLLKAVLKRLGDVEAGTAMSEDHLTELEAHL; from the coding sequence ATGTCTGAACGCTCGTACACGGTGGTCGGTGGCGGCGCGATCGGCGGCACGCTGGCGTTCCACCTCGCGAAAGCCGGGCACCCGGTGGTGGTCGTCGACGCGGACGCGGCCCACGTGGCCGCGATCAGCTCGCAGGGACTCACCCTGGTGCGGCCCGAAGGCACGGAGCGCGTCGACCTCCCGGCGTTCGTCCCCGACGAGGCGCCGCCGGAGCTGGGCCGCGTGCTGCTCGCGGTGAAAGCCCAGGCCACTGAGCACGCCATGCAGTGGCTCGAACCACGCCTCGCGGCCGACGGGTTCGTGGTATCGCTGCAGAACGGGCTCAACGAGCAGCTCATCGCCTCGTTCGTCGGCGCCGGGCGCACGGTGGGCGCGTTCGTGAACCTCTTCGCCGACGTCGCCGAGCCCGGCGTGGTGCGCGACGGCGGGGCCGGCGCCCTGGTCGTCGGCGAGCCCGACGGCCGGATCAGCGGCCGCGTCGAGGAGGTCGTGGCCGACCTGCAGGCGTGGGGCCCGGCGAAGGCGACCGCCAACGTCGAGGGTTACCTGTGGGCCAAGCTCGGGTTCGGCGCGATGCTGACCACGACCGCGCTGGCCGACGCGCCGATGGCCGACCTCATCGACCGGCACCGGCCGCTGATGCACGCTCTCGCGGCCGAGGTGTTCGCCGCGGCAGGCTCGCGCGTGCTGGAGCCGTTCGACCAGTTCGACCCGGCCGTGTACCTGCCGGGAGCCGACGGGCGGGAAGCGGCGACGGACCGGCTCGTGGCCTGGCTGCGCTCGCAGCCGAAGGACCGCAGCGGGATCTGGCGCGACATCGCCGTGCGCCACCGTCCGGTGGAGGTCTTCCACCACTACGCGCCGGTGCTCGATGAAGCCGCCGCGCTGGGGATCGGCCTGCCGCTGCTGAAAGCCGTGCTCAAGCGCCTGGGCGACGTCGAGGCCGGCACCGCGATGTCCGAGGACCACCTCACCGAACTGGAGGCACACCTGTGA
- a CDS encoding SDR family NAD(P)-dependent oxidoreductase, with protein sequence MRTVLVTGAAGGIGAAIAARFAAAGDRLACADLRPAELSTVAEKLRADHGAAVTELPGDLADAAYAEGLVDAAGAVDVLVNAAGIYPATRLLDMTAQRWDRVQDVNVRAAVLTTVAFGRKHVAAGTAGTVVNISSGAATRARPGASHYATSKAALEMATKACAVELGPHGIRVNAVSPGFVTVDSEANPVTEAYAAAVSVNPLGRRGAPGEIAGAVFWLAGPEAGWITGTVLRVDGGSTAGAAGLPLHWSGETAVQEGMPQKGTTHV encoded by the coding sequence ATGCGTACTGTCCTGGTGACCGGCGCCGCCGGCGGGATCGGGGCCGCGATCGCGGCCCGCTTCGCCGCCGCGGGCGACCGGCTGGCGTGCGCGGACCTGCGTCCGGCCGAACTGTCCACAGTGGCCGAAAAGCTGCGCGCCGACCACGGCGCGGCTGTGACCGAGCTGCCCGGCGACCTCGCCGACGCCGCCTACGCCGAAGGCCTGGTGGACGCGGCCGGCGCGGTCGACGTGCTGGTCAACGCCGCCGGCATCTACCCCGCCACGCGGCTGCTCGACATGACGGCGCAGCGGTGGGACCGCGTGCAGGACGTGAACGTGCGAGCCGCGGTGCTGACTACCGTCGCGTTCGGACGCAAGCACGTGGCCGCCGGCACCGCCGGCACGGTCGTGAACATCTCCTCCGGCGCCGCCACTCGCGCGCGCCCCGGCGCCTCGCACTACGCGACGTCGAAGGCCGCGCTGGAGATGGCGACCAAGGCGTGCGCCGTGGAACTCGGCCCGCACGGCATCCGCGTCAACGCCGTGAGCCCCGGGTTCGTCACGGTCGACAGCGAAGCCAACCCCGTGACCGAGGCCTACGCGGCGGCCGTGTCGGTGAACCCGCTCGGCCGCCGCGGCGCGCCGGGTGAGATCGCCGGCGCCGTGTTCTGGCTGGCCGGCCCGGAGGCCGGGTGGATCACCGGCACGGTGCTGCGCGTCGACGGCGGCTCGACCGCGGGTGCGGCGGGCCTGCCGTTGCACTGGTCCGGCGAAACGGCGGTCCAAGAAGGCATGCCGCAGAAGGGAACCACGCATGTCTGA
- a CDS encoding MFS transporter has protein sequence MTTVPSTSDTSVATHRLNPQQRKAIVAGAIGNTVEWVDWAVYATFSPVFAGQFFAGGNETTALLSTLAVFAVGFVMRPIGGAVLGAYADRRGRKKGLTLTISLMAGASIVIAVCPTYTQIGVGAPIVLLLARLVQGFSAGGEFGSSSAFLIESAATGRRAFAGSWQQVSVGAGSLIAALLGTILNSTLSDSDLHGWGWRLAFGVAGLLGLVGLWLRRSVHETEAFGKITAKPRRNPVVAMFRDHPGAALRVAGVTIAGTLIYYVWVSYMPAYAHLATGIPLKTALLANTLAMLVFICLLPFGGLLSDRIGRKPTTTAFAAGFVIFAWPAFHFLANGFWSVFVIELIGLVLIVGYSANCAVIMAEQFPPEVRTTGIGLPYALAVAVFGGTAPYITTWLNANHHGDLVWIYVAVAALIGVAVYLTMPETKGKQL, from the coding sequence CATCGGCTCAACCCGCAGCAGCGCAAGGCGATCGTCGCCGGCGCCATCGGCAACACCGTAGAATGGGTCGACTGGGCGGTGTACGCCACGTTCTCCCCCGTGTTCGCCGGCCAGTTCTTCGCCGGCGGCAACGAAACCACGGCCCTGCTGTCCACGTTGGCCGTGTTCGCGGTCGGTTTCGTGATGCGCCCGATCGGCGGCGCGGTGCTCGGCGCCTACGCCGACCGGCGTGGCCGCAAGAAGGGCCTCACGCTCACCATCTCGCTGATGGCGGGCGCGTCGATCGTGATCGCGGTCTGCCCCACCTACACCCAGATCGGCGTCGGCGCTCCGATCGTGCTGCTGCTGGCACGGCTCGTGCAGGGCTTCTCGGCGGGCGGCGAGTTCGGTTCGTCGTCGGCGTTCCTCATCGAGTCGGCCGCCACCGGGCGCCGCGCGTTCGCCGGATCCTGGCAACAGGTCTCCGTCGGTGCCGGCTCGCTCATCGCCGCCCTGCTGGGCACCATCCTCAACTCGACGCTGTCCGACTCCGACCTGCACGGCTGGGGCTGGCGGCTCGCGTTCGGCGTCGCCGGGCTGCTGGGCCTGGTCGGCCTGTGGCTGCGCCGCTCGGTGCACGAGACGGAGGCGTTCGGCAAGATCACCGCCAAGCCGCGCCGCAACCCCGTCGTCGCCATGTTCCGCGACCACCCGGGTGCGGCGCTGCGCGTGGCCGGCGTGACGATCGCCGGCACGCTCATCTACTACGTGTGGGTCAGCTACATGCCGGCCTATGCCCACCTCGCCACCGGCATCCCGCTCAAGACGGCGCTGCTGGCCAACACGCTGGCCATGCTCGTGTTCATCTGCCTGCTGCCCTTCGGCGGCCTGCTGTCCGACCGCATCGGCCGCAAGCCCACGACGACGGCGTTCGCGGCCGGGTTCGTGATCTTCGCGTGGCCCGCGTTCCACTTCCTGGCCAACGGGTTCTGGAGCGTGTTCGTGATCGAGCTCATCGGGCTCGTGCTGATCGTCGGTTACTCGGCCAACTGCGCCGTGATCATGGCCGAGCAGTTCCCGCCCGAGGTGCGCACCACCGGCATCGGGCTGCCCTACGCGCTGGCCGTCGCCGTGTTCGGCGGCACCGCGCCGTACATCACGACCTGGCTCAACGCCAACCACCACGGTGACCTCGTGTGGATCTACGTCGCCGTCGCCGCGCTGATCGGCGTCGCCGTGTACCTCACGATGCCCGAGACGAAGGGAAAACAGCTCTAG